In Deltaproteobacteria bacterium, the DNA window TAAGTGTATTGCTCGGCCGCAACGCCAACGCGCAGACGCCCAACTTCCAGGGCAAGACCGTGACCATCATCGTCGGCACCGTGGCCGGCGATCTCTACGATCTTTACGCCCGGGCGATCGCGCTCTACATGGGAAAATATTTGCCCGGCAATCCCAACATGATCGTGCAAGACATGCCGGGCGCGGGCCATATGATCGCGGCCAATCATGTCTACAACATCGCCAAGCCTGATGGCTTGACTATGGGCGCGATCAACGCCGGGCTTTATTTCGAGCAGCTGATCGGCCGCGCCGAGGTGAAATTCGATTGGACCAAGTTCAACTGGATCGGCAACGCGACCAAATCGCCGCAGGTGCTCTACATGCGCGCCGATACGCCGTTCAAAACCATCGAAGATGTGCGCACGGCTAAGGAGCCGCCCAAGTGCGGAACCACCGGACTCAGCAACATGGGCTACTTCGTGCCGAAGCTTTTGGAAGAAACGGTGGGGGCGAAGTTCAACGTCATCGCCGGCTATCAGGGCGGCAACGAGATCGATCTCGGCGTCGAGCGCGGCGAGATCGTCTGTCGCTCGCTTAGCACCGAGGCGTATTTTTCGCGCGAGCCATTTCTCACTTGGCGCAAGAACGGCTTTACCCGTGAGCTAGTGCAGGGCGGCAAAGCGCGGCTAGAGAAACTCGCCAACGTGCCGACGATCTACGAGCTGATGGATAGATATAAATCGCCTGAATTGGCGCGGCGCTTGGCGACCGCCTTGCTCGCCTCGGGCGAATTTCACCGCCCCTTCATGGCGCCGCCAAAAATGCGCCCGGAAGTGGTAAAGACGCTGCGCGAAGCGTTCAGCCGAACCATGAAAGACGCCGACTTCATCGCCGAGGCGAAAAGAAAAAAATTGGATTTGGACCCAACCACCGGCGAGGAAGTTCAGCTCTTAGCCACGGACGCGATGGCGCAACCCAAGGACGTGATCGCGCGTTTGAAAAAGTTGATGGGGCAATAGCTAGCGCCGCTAATTCTTCACGGTTTGATATCCTGCATAAACCACTCGCTGGGAATTTCCTGGCCCATGCCTTTTTCTTTGGCGGCTTTGTAGGCGCAGTAGCCCATGGCGGCGAACTGGACGCCGGTGCCGACGTTGTTCAAGAAAAAAGTGATTTGCTTGTCGTTGGCGCGGCTCGGCGCTTTGCCGGCGATGAGATCGCAGATCTCGGGATACTTGGACCAGTCGCGGGGCTTTTCGCGGCGCACGCCGGGCATGTCGTCTATTACTCCCGGCGGTTGGAAGTGTAGGATGCCGCCGAAATTCGTGTGGATGCCGATCGGATCGCAGCGGTTTAACACTTCGAGATCGGTCTCGAACTCACGGATCGAGTTGTAGTGCATGCCGGGTTCCAACCATTCGAGTTTAACTACTGGGCGCGACGAATTGGTCGCGCTGCAGATCACGTCGCAGCCGCGCGCGGCTTCCTCGGCGCTCGCCACCGGCTCGCCGGCGACGCCGGTTTCTTTTTCCATCTCGGCGACGAAAGCTTTTCGATGCTCGGCGTTGGGACTATAGACTTTGACTTTCTTGATCGGCATGACCGCGGTCATGTAGCGATAGTGCGCTTTGGCTTGGCCACCGGAGCCGATGAGGCCGAGCACTTGGGAGTTTCGCCGCGCCATCACTTTCATTCCCAAGGCGCTGGTGACACCGACGCGGGTTTGCTGGATGAAGCCGTCCGGCATGATCGCCAGCAATTCGCCGGTCTCAGCGCTGAAAAGTTGCACCAGGCCAACGAACATCCCTTTGCCGGCAAGGGGCAACTTTTCCAGCCGCACCGAGCCGTGTACTTCTTGTTCCTGGACAACGTCGGAAGTGACGCGCAGCGCGAGCACGCCATATTTACCGATGCCGCCGTCGACGGATTTAAAACTATAGGTAGAGTTCGGCAGGGCGTGGGGCAAGTAAGAATGGCAAGTGGGTCGGTTGACGGCCCGGCTGGCCGCTTGCTCGCGGTAGGATTCTTCCATCACCGCCAGGCATTCCTTGACGTTGAGCGCTTGCTGCACATGATCGTTGTTGAGTATCAGAGTCATCGAAGCTCCTCTTAGTTTCCGGTTTCTTTAATATCACAGGGCCCACGCTACGTACACAAAGGGTACAATCGACCAATCGTCGGCCGTTTAGTGGGTCGTTTCTGCCGCGGTTGCCGCAGTGATGAGCGGAGTTTGAACGGTGTCCTAGGAAAATAATGCTGGTGTCATTTTGCGGTCTGGCGGACAGCTTGTCTCATATGTTCGCAATCGCGCCATTTCGAGCATTTTAAGACGGAGCACGTCGGCCCGAGGATCAAACGGAAGTGATTGGTGTGAGAATTGCTTTGTCATTACAATTTGGAGCACCCAGTAAGGCAGGCAACGCAAGGAGGCCAGACATGATTCAAGGAATTCACCGCAGGAGCAATGAAAAACCAGCAAACACGGAACCTGGAATGATCGTCGGTCCGACCGAAGTTGCCGACGTGATGACTTCGAAAGTTGTCACTCTCAGTCCGCATCACAGCTTTAGCGAAGCCGCGAACTTAATGAATGACCGGTTTTTTCGCCACTGCGTGGTGGTCGATAGCCACGGTCAGCTGGTCGGCGTGATTTCCGATCGCGATATTTTGCGCGCCCTAGCGCGTAACCCTAATTCGCGGACCAAGACGTTGGATCAAATCATGACCCAGAACCCGGTGACGGTTCGACGAAATACGCATATCGTCGACGCTGTCGGTAAAATTATTTCTAAACGGATCAATTGTCTGCCGGTGGTGGAAGAAGACGGCAGCGTGTGCGGTATTGTCACTTCCACCGATCTCCTGCGCTCCTATCAGCAGTTGCTCGACATGATGCACAAAGCGCGCTAACGACGGTTTCCCTCTGGCGCGCAACACTTGAACCGCGCGTCCGGCGCGTTATTTTTGGTCATGGCGCGGAAAATTTGGATCACGGTCAAACCCCAGGCGAAAAAAGAAATCGTCACCGAGATCTCACCGAGCGAATTCAAAGTGGCGGTGCGTGAACCGGCGCGCGATGGGCTCGCCAACGGTCGCGTGATCGAACTGCTCGCCGAATATTTTCACATTGCCAAATCCCACGTCAGCATTCTGCGCGGCCAAAGCGCCAGAAGAAAACTCGTCGAAATCGATTGAGTCGGTTGGTTCAAGACTAAATTTTCGCTTTCCCATGATTTGAGTCTAATATTCCCCGCTGCTTGCGGCGGGCACAACTAAATGGGGCTTCCAAAGGGGGCGAGCATCCCCTTTGGTCGCGAGCGGGGTTCATACCCCGATCGCAAAA includes these proteins:
- a CDS encoding ornithine cyclodeaminase family protein, which codes for MTLILNNDHVQQALNVKECLAVMEESYREQAASRAVNRPTCHSYLPHALPNSTYSFKSVDGGIGKYGVLALRVTSDVVQEQEVHGSVRLEKLPLAGKGMFVGLVQLFSAETGELLAIMPDGFIQQTRVGVTSALGMKVMARRNSQVLGLIGSGGQAKAHYRYMTAVMPIKKVKVYSPNAEHRKAFVAEMEKETGVAGEPVASAEEAARGCDVICSATNSSRPVVKLEWLEPGMHYNSIREFETDLEVLNRCDPIGIHTNFGGILHFQPPGVIDDMPGVRREKPRDWSKYPEICDLIAGKAPSRANDKQITFFLNNVGTGVQFAAMGYCAYKAAKEKGMGQEIPSEWFMQDIKP
- a CDS encoding CBS domain-containing protein; its protein translation is MIQGIHRRSNEKPANTEPGMIVGPTEVADVMTSKVVTLSPHHSFSEAANLMNDRFFRHCVVVDSHGQLVGVISDRDILRALARNPNSRTKTLDQIMTQNPVTVRRNTHIVDAVGKIISKRINCLPVVEEDGSVCGIVTSTDLLRSYQQLLDMMHKAR
- a CDS encoding DUF167 domain-containing protein, with translation MARKIWITVKPQAKKEIVTEISPSEFKVAVREPARDGLANGRVIELLAEYFHIAKSHVSILRGQSARRKLVEID